The following are from one region of the Methanothermobacter sp. genome:
- a CDS encoding PRC-barrel domain-containing protein, which produces MKVTEFLGRKVLDKNAMEIGKVSDLELDPEKGVVDSIIISKGELSLKQRTFIVGMDNVSRVGDYVILKIAADEAEEAPEEESKEVAPE; this is translated from the coding sequence ATGAAGGTAACGGAGTTCCTGGGTCGTAAGGTGCTGGATAAGAATGCAATGGAGATAGGGAAGGTCTCTGACCTTGAACTGGACCCTGAGAAGGGTGTTGTGGATTCCATTATAATATCCAAGGGGGAGCTGTCCCTTAAACAGAGAACCTTCATTGTCGGCATGGACAACGTGAGCAGGGTTGGAGACTACGTGATACTTAAAATAGCCGCTGATGAGGCGGAAGAGGCCCCTGAAGAGGAGTCAAAGGAAGTTGCACCTGAATGA
- a CDS encoding DUF2098 domain-containing protein, translating to MEVKDVNGNVLTVGMAVRYTGTGTAGEISAIKVEDGEGWVRLEDSDLWYNANYLEVIDRSQLKRGSGKGRKTDTVEKLKRMKEDFEDIDMGSEVCDGGG from the coding sequence ATGGAGGTTAAGGACGTAAACGGGAATGTGCTGACGGTTGGCATGGCTGTCCGCTACACAGGTACCGGCACGGCGGGTGAGATTTCAGCCATTAAGGTTGAAGATGGTGAGGGATGGGTACGTCTGGAGGACTCTGATCTATGGTACAACGCGAATTACCTGGAGGTAATCGACAGATCCCAGCTTAAGAGGGGATCTGGAAAAGGAAGAAAAACTGATACCGTTGAAAAGCTTAAGAGGATGAAAGAGGACTTTGAAGACATTGATATGGGTTCAGAGGTCTGTGACGGTGGCGGATGA
- a CDS encoding DUF2115 domain-containing protein: MIQADEIPEKLTRMELLEMVKKEASSIHIKDVMDASVYLREDARYMPPREQKEFIERFTRAFFNRIRDIKNDKNIYPGEVDTEKLSEFIGFLDEQLRHASSRPERCFQRIARIITIYVTFVREEPVHPVGTRFPGGLRVRRVGDVFYCPVKDRQISTPTALCRFCVSRQDPDVPGVHS, from the coding sequence ATGATCCAGGCGGATGAGATTCCAGAGAAACTGACAAGAATGGAGCTCCTTGAGATGGTTAAAAAGGAGGCCTCGTCAATACACATAAAAGATGTGATGGACGCATCGGTTTACCTGAGGGAGGATGCCAGATACATGCCACCAAGGGAGCAGAAGGAATTCATTGAAAGGTTCACCCGGGCCTTCTTCAACAGGATAAGGGATATAAAGAATGATAAAAACATCTACCCCGGAGAGGTTGACACTGAAAAACTGTCTGAGTTCATAGGGTTCCTTGATGAACAGTTAAGGCATGCCAGCTCACGGCCTGAAAGGTGCTTCCAGAGGATCGCCCGTATAATAACCATCTACGTAACCTTTGTAAGGGAGGAACCAGTCCACCCTGTTGGAACCCGCTTCCCCGGAGGCTTGAGGGTTAGAAGGGTGGGTGATGTCTTCTACTGCCCTGTGAAGGACAGGCAGATCAGCACCCCCACCGCCCTCTGCCGTTTCTGTGTGAGCAGACAGGACCCTGATGTTCCAGGCGTTCATTCATAG
- a CDS encoding DUF2115 domain-containing protein, translating to MLRDPASLKTILRDCAASISIFDIMRIREFVERECAHVPRGYREAYVKTYTGIAVEAVLGLKDGMVDITANRKSLLRTLKRLHETSSPLIVVLTVIYRNFILSEPLHPVGTPFPGGYSVTEENGTYYCPVKDKQKDNPSALCESALQSRPT from the coding sequence ATGCTGAGAGATCCGGCCAGCCTTAAAACCATTTTAAGGGATTGTGCAGCGTCCATCAGCATATTTGACATCATGAGGATCCGTGAATTCGTTGAGAGGGAATGTGCCCACGTTCCCAGAGGGTACAGGGAGGCCTATGTAAAAACCTATACTGGAATTGCTGTTGAAGCTGTTCTGGGTCTTAAGGATGGTATGGTGGATATCACTGCAAATAGAAAAAGCCTTCTGAGGACACTGAAAAGATTACATGAGACCTCCAGCCCCCTTATTGTGGTTTTAACTGTTATTTACAGGAATTTTATCCTTTCAGAACCCCTCCACCCCGTGGGAACTCCTTTTCCCGGTGGCTACTCAGTCACAGAGGAAAATGGTACATACTACTGCCCTGTGAAGGATAAGCAGAAGGATAATCCATCAGCGCTTTGTGAATCTGCATTGCAGAGCAGACCCACATGA